One region of Vibrio pelagius genomic DNA includes:
- a CDS encoding DUF2959 domain-containing protein — protein sequence MPYLLVLVLSIFTLTGCQSAYYSAMEQVGYHKRDIMVDRVEDAKESQQDAQEEFTSALEALSSLTNFNGGDLEDMYNKINDKYQDSETAAQNVSDRIAAIEDVSDALFAEWQDELDLYTSASLRRSSEQKLRETKSSYQTMLSAMKHAEKKMDPVLNTLRDNTLYLKHNLNASAVGSLQGEFMSLEKDIAFAIKQMNEAIEESDKFLAQLNQK from the coding sequence ATGCCTTATTTACTCGTCTTAGTGCTATCTATTTTTACCCTAACGGGATGTCAGTCAGCGTATTACTCCGCAATGGAGCAAGTGGGCTACCACAAGCGTGACATTATGGTCGACCGTGTCGAAGATGCTAAAGAGTCACAACAAGATGCTCAAGAAGAGTTCACCAGTGCCCTAGAAGCACTGAGCAGCCTGACCAACTTCAACGGCGGTGACCTTGAAGATATGTACAATAAGATCAACGACAAATACCAAGACAGCGAAACAGCAGCACAGAATGTCAGTGACCGTATCGCTGCGATCGAAGATGTCTCCGATGCCCTATTCGCCGAGTGGCAAGACGAACTCGACCTCTACACCAGCGCTTCACTGCGCCGCTCAAGTGAGCAAAAGTTGCGAGAAACCAAGTCCTCTTATCAAACCATGCTCTCGGCAATGAAACATGCGGAGAAGAAGATGGACCCGGTGCTCAACACCCTACGCGACAATACGCTCTATCTTAAGCATAACCTAAATGCGAGCGCTGTCGGTTCACTGCAAGGTGAGTTCATGAGCCTAGAAAAGGACATCGCCTTTGCAATCAAACAGATGAATGAAGCGATTGAAGAGTCAGATAAGTTTCTTGCTCAGCTAAATCAGAAGTAA
- the glnL gene encoding nitrogen regulation protein NR(II) has translation MNRSAQSDSIETHQLSNAILDNMVTATLMLDEQLYVRYANPAAEQLFSQSAKRIVDHPLSQLIQHASLDLALLTQPLQSGQSITDSDVTFVVDNRPLMLEVTVSPMTWQRETLLLVEMRKIDQQRRLSQELNQHAQQQAAKLLVRGLAHEIKNPLGGLRGAAQLLGKMLPDQSLNEYTQIIIEQADRLRALVDRLLGPQKPGKKSEENLHQILEKVRQLVELESGSSLAIERDYDPSLPNILMDSAQVEQAMLNIVSNAAQILSSQESGKITIRTRTVHQANIHGQRHKLAARIEICDNGPGIPDELKDTLFYPMVSGREGGTGLGLSISQNLIDQHNGKIDVESWPGNTTFTIYLPI, from the coding sequence GTGAATCGATCAGCGCAGAGCGACAGCATAGAGACACATCAATTATCTAACGCCATACTCGACAATATGGTGACGGCCACCTTGATGCTCGATGAGCAGCTCTATGTGCGTTATGCCAATCCAGCCGCCGAGCAACTGTTCTCACAGAGTGCTAAACGCATTGTTGATCACCCACTTAGTCAACTCATTCAACATGCGTCTCTCGATCTTGCGCTTCTGACACAACCACTGCAAAGCGGGCAAAGCATTACAGACAGTGACGTGACCTTCGTTGTTGATAACCGCCCTTTGATGCTGGAAGTCACAGTCAGCCCAATGACTTGGCAACGCGAAACCCTACTGCTGGTAGAGATGCGCAAGATAGACCAACAAAGACGCCTCAGCCAAGAGCTTAACCAGCATGCCCAGCAACAAGCAGCCAAGCTATTGGTGCGCGGTCTAGCTCATGAGATCAAGAACCCTCTCGGTGGACTGCGCGGTGCAGCCCAGCTTCTAGGTAAGATGCTGCCAGACCAATCACTGAACGAATACACCCAAATTATTATCGAGCAGGCCGACCGTTTAAGAGCTTTGGTTGACCGTCTACTTGGTCCACAAAAGCCGGGTAAGAAAAGTGAAGAGAATCTTCACCAGATTCTAGAAAAGGTACGCCAGCTGGTGGAGTTAGAGTCAGGTTCTTCATTGGCGATTGAGCGCGATTACGACCCGAGCCTACCCAATATTTTGATGGACTCAGCCCAAGTTGAGCAGGCGATGCTCAACATTGTGAGTAATGCGGCGCAGATTTTGAGCTCACAAGAGTCGGGCAAAATCACCATTCGCACCAGAACGGTGCATCAAGCGAACATTCATGGGCAACGACACAAACTCGCGGCACGCATTGAGATCTGCGACAACGGACCGGGCATCCCAGATGAACTCAAAGATACCCTCTTCTACCCTATGGTCAGTGGACGGGAGGGTGGCACTGGGCTTGGATTATCAATCTCGCAGAATTTGATTGACCAACATAACGGAAAAATTGATGTAGAGAGCTGGCCGGGGAACACCACCTTCACCATCTACTTACCAATTTAA
- a CDS encoding bifunctional GNAT family N-acetyltransferase/hotdog fold thioesterase, protein MFKLITPTTENQLNKYYHFRWQMLREPWRMPVGSERDEYDGMSHHRMIVDGRGRPMAIGRLYITPDLEGQIRYMAVKNSRRSKGMGSLILVALESLARQEGAKRLVCNAREDAISFYEKNSFERRGEINDQRGPVRHQQMVKHLDPMADVLRKPEWCNELQQRWEHQIPISDKMGIKINQYTGYQFECSAQLNPNLNPHNTMFAGSAFTLATLTGWGMTWLLMKERGLTGDIVLADSNIRYRHPVEQNPVASTSLDGISGDLDRLASGRKARIIIHVTIHSGDVAAVEFTGTYMLIPDYKKVLSSTQNVSE, encoded by the coding sequence ATGTTTAAACTTATTACTCCGACCACGGAGAATCAACTGAACAAGTATTATCACTTTCGCTGGCAGATGCTGCGCGAGCCTTGGCGCATGCCAGTTGGCTCGGAACGTGATGAATATGACGGGATGAGTCACCATCGCATGATTGTCGATGGACGTGGTCGACCTATGGCAATTGGACGCCTCTACATCACCCCTGATCTCGAAGGTCAGATCCGCTATATGGCGGTAAAGAACTCGCGCCGTAGCAAGGGCATGGGTTCTCTTATCTTAGTTGCGCTAGAGTCACTGGCTCGTCAAGAAGGGGCTAAGCGCTTAGTGTGTAATGCTCGTGAAGATGCAATCTCATTCTATGAGAAGAACAGCTTTGAGCGTCGTGGTGAGATTAATGATCAGCGCGGTCCGGTGCGTCACCAACAGATGGTAAAACATCTTGATCCTATGGCGGATGTACTGCGTAAGCCGGAGTGGTGTAATGAACTGCAGCAGCGTTGGGAACATCAGATCCCTATCAGCGACAAGATGGGCATCAAGATAAACCAATACACAGGTTACCAGTTTGAGTGCAGTGCTCAGCTTAACCCAAACCTCAACCCTCACAACACCATGTTTGCGGGCTCGGCGTTTACTCTGGCGACACTGACGGGGTGGGGCATGACGTGGTTGCTGATGAAAGAGCGCGGCCTGACAGGGGATATCGTGCTGGCTGACAGCAACATTCGCTATCGTCATCCGGTTGAGCAGAACCCTGTCGCATCAACCTCTCTAGATGGAATCAGCGGCGACTTAGATCGACTCGCATCGGGGCGTAAGGCGAGAATCATCATCCATGTGACGATTCACAGTGGCGATGTGGCCGCGGTTGAGTTTACGGGAACCTACATGCTGATCCCAGACTATAAAAAGGTTCTTAGTTCCACGCAAAACGTCTCGGAATAA
- a CDS encoding DUF4124 domain-containing protein, protein MKAIWIFIWAILSGMLSAQTVYTWEDDSGVLHFSDTPDNNKAKALDLPDVQAVAPAPKFDSVLPVDPKPVEPLPTATSTQETPTSDKPDTPPPLMLTLITPQHDQTLRSNRGLIAIEIELSRKLGIGEQLQLMLDGRRYGAPQTTSTWALKNIDRGEHTIAIQAHRSGKLIASTTPVTVFLHRATIK, encoded by the coding sequence ATGAAAGCGATATGGATATTCATTTGGGCAATACTCTCAGGTATGCTGAGTGCTCAAACTGTCTATACTTGGGAAGACGACAGTGGGGTACTGCACTTTAGTGATACACCAGACAACAACAAAGCCAAAGCATTAGACCTACCCGATGTTCAAGCGGTGGCGCCGGCCCCTAAGTTTGATAGCGTCTTGCCGGTTGACCCTAAACCTGTGGAGCCTTTACCCACTGCCACTTCTACTCAAGAAACACCTACTTCAGACAAACCAGATACTCCGCCTCCGCTCATGCTAACGCTAATTACTCCGCAACATGATCAGACCTTACGCAGCAACCGCGGTTTGATTGCGATTGAAATAGAACTCAGCCGAAAACTCGGTATTGGAGAACAGCTGCAGTTAATGTTAGATGGGCGCCGTTATGGTGCACCTCAAACCACATCAACATGGGCGTTAAAAAATATCGATCGTGGTGAACATACCATTGCTATTCAAGCACATAGAAGCGGCAAGCTTATTGCATCTACTACTCCAGTCACTGTGTTTTTACACCGTGCAACGATCAAGTAG
- a CDS encoding AAA family ATPase, with the protein MQPIIISGGPGAGKTTLVNALAERRYATFVEASRQLIEQQSQLEGGILPWVDLPAFAALCLEVMSEQKVQASQHSIAFLDRAIPDICGYLSQAQLEIDEKYLKASQGYHPQVFLCRPEASIYVQDEVRPYPFEGALEIHNSLVTLYQQLGYEVIEVPFMTVEERVHFVESHLGINN; encoded by the coding sequence ATGCAACCTATCATCATAAGTGGCGGCCCAGGCGCAGGAAAAACAACCTTGGTCAACGCACTCGCCGAGCGCCGCTACGCTACCTTTGTAGAAGCTTCTCGCCAGTTAATTGAACAGCAGAGCCAATTAGAAGGTGGGATACTGCCTTGGGTCGACCTACCCGCTTTTGCTGCACTCTGCTTAGAAGTAATGAGTGAACAAAAGGTACAGGCCAGCCAGCACTCCATCGCTTTTCTTGACCGCGCCATCCCTGACATCTGTGGCTATCTATCTCAAGCACAACTAGAGATTGATGAGAAGTACCTAAAGGCGAGTCAGGGTTACCATCCTCAAGTGTTCTTGTGTCGCCCAGAAGCAAGTATTTACGTGCAGGATGAAGTGCGCCCTTACCCGTTTGAGGGGGCGTTAGAGATTCACAACAGCCTAGTCACACTCTATCAGCAACTCGGGTATGAAGTGATTGAGGTGCCATTTATGACAGTGGAAGAGCGAGTTCATTTTGTTGAAAGTCATCTAGGAATCAATAACTAG
- a CDS encoding AsmA family protein, whose translation MKRVIMMVGIVLSVLVAAVATLLLGLQTQYRTDIANFMLKHSIAHPITVEDVEYQAPYKLTLQGVTAGSINDESEPLYFDKLQLWFNPNSLFTAQLELDSLLISGVQWRSEELDLLKTQLTQPQVKLHQLAINNLDFSTPEFSARDLDIQISNPDWTDSQPLLPNGKIQLKAGQIFWQGEALDNFLIDLDLKTDDSTLYGASFDWRGAKISGQAEQYPSGWSLVNVTIDGLHLNQKQTQELLISDWRIPNFNISHINSLDVLKSDITWQDVHLAAFSASFENIHLPFKIWQQQQGYFSLQAESLSLQDEQWIEPNLKLTLQQDHIEINDFYSQWQQGSIQLNGQIGPRSIKLQELDVRGVKWVTESEEEKELLEVLQPWLQEIDSLSLSRLNVERSQRIQLANQPYWQVSGLHIEGQELTLIEQGEWGLWEGELSASANDASYQSILSAQPVVEMSSHQGLWQLKRLFAPLKQGYIEAQATLDFNQVSQPWQVTISADGVPLSPFIPYLALPFDASGIGEFELRASGLAGDDLMLRHSATASLEGSIRNGVINFASNTPQTTELQANQASQSKIVNFEVSDIKADLNRGHLSLPPLHIIGASQQDDQPQPVTLTGELGGELDLVTPQSHSLTLSLSSECYEVSGLVTQAQLVYKESCQ comes from the coding sequence ATGAAAAGAGTCATCATGATGGTTGGGATTGTATTGTCTGTCCTCGTCGCAGCTGTTGCAACACTGCTGCTTGGCTTGCAGACCCAATACCGCACTGACATTGCCAATTTCATGCTCAAGCACTCAATCGCTCACCCAATCACAGTCGAAGATGTCGAGTATCAAGCTCCCTACAAACTGACTCTACAAGGCGTTACTGCTGGATCAATCAACGATGAGTCTGAACCTCTCTACTTCGACAAGTTACAGCTTTGGTTTAACCCCAATAGTTTGTTCACCGCGCAGCTAGAACTCGACTCACTGCTTATCAGCGGTGTTCAATGGCGATCTGAAGAGTTGGACTTACTAAAGACGCAGCTCACTCAGCCACAAGTGAAGCTTCATCAACTCGCCATCAACAATCTCGACTTTTCCACACCAGAGTTCAGTGCTCGCGACCTTGATATTCAAATCTCGAACCCAGATTGGACAGACTCACAGCCGTTGTTGCCCAACGGAAAAATTCAGCTCAAGGCAGGACAGATCTTTTGGCAAGGTGAGGCCCTAGACAACTTCCTTATCGACCTCGACTTAAAAACAGATGACAGCACGCTCTATGGCGCGTCGTTCGACTGGCGCGGCGCTAAGATCTCAGGGCAAGCCGAGCAGTACCCAAGCGGCTGGTCGCTGGTCAATGTCACTATTGATGGTCTGCACCTTAATCAAAAGCAAACTCAGGAATTACTAATATCTGACTGGCGTATCCCAAACTTCAACATTAGCCATATTAATAGCCTAGATGTACTGAAAAGTGACATCACTTGGCAAGATGTTCACCTCGCAGCTTTCAGTGCATCATTTGAAAACATCCATCTGCCTTTCAAGATATGGCAGCAACAGCAGGGCTACTTCTCACTGCAGGCTGAGAGTCTTTCTCTGCAAGACGAGCAGTGGATTGAGCCCAATCTAAAACTGACCCTACAGCAAGATCACATCGAGATTAATGACTTTTACAGTCAATGGCAGCAAGGCAGTATCCAACTCAATGGTCAAATAGGCCCTCGCTCTATCAAGCTCCAAGAGCTGGATGTTCGCGGTGTAAAATGGGTAACTGAGTCAGAGGAAGAGAAGGAGCTGCTTGAAGTATTGCAACCTTGGCTACAAGAGATCGACTCACTCTCGCTCTCGCGGCTCAATGTCGAGAGAAGCCAACGTATTCAGTTGGCTAACCAGCCATATTGGCAAGTCTCTGGATTACATATAGAGGGTCAAGAGCTGACCTTGATAGAACAAGGCGAATGGGGACTGTGGGAAGGCGAGTTAAGCGCCAGTGCCAATGACGCGAGCTATCAGAGCATTTTATCTGCTCAGCCAGTGGTTGAAATGAGCAGTCACCAAGGACTGTGGCAGCTTAAACGACTTTTTGCGCCGCTCAAGCAAGGCTATATTGAGGCTCAAGCCACGCTCGACTTCAACCAGGTCAGCCAGCCATGGCAAGTAACCATCAGTGCCGATGGTGTTCCGTTGTCGCCGTTTATCCCTTACTTGGCATTACCCTTTGATGCCTCAGGCATTGGTGAATTTGAGCTACGTGCCTCTGGCTTGGCCGGCGATGATCTAATGCTCAGACATTCAGCTACAGCGAGCCTTGAGGGCAGTATTCGCAATGGCGTGATTAACTTTGCCTCTAACACCCCTCAGACGACTGAGCTCCAAGCAAACCAAGCGTCACAATCCAAGATCGTGAACTTTGAGGTCTCAGATATCAAAGCCGACTTAAACCGCGGCCATCTGTCATTGCCACCATTGCACATTATTGGTGCATCGCAACAAGATGACCAGCCTCAGCCAGTCACACTGACAGGTGAACTTGGTGGCGAACTCGATCTTGTGACACCGCAATCGCACAGTTTGACGCTGAGTCTGTCGAGTGAATGTTACGAAGTTTCTGGGTTAGTCACTCAAGCGCAGCTCGTGTACAAAGAGAGCTGCCAATAA
- the typA gene encoding translational GTPase TypA has product MSTPQIDKLRNIAIIAHVDHGKTTLVDKLLQQSGTLESRGETEERVMDSNDIEKERGITILAKNTAIDWNDHRINIVDTPGHADFGGEVERIMSMVDSVLLIVDAVDGPMPQTRFVTQKAFAHGLKPIVVINKIDRPGARPDWVMDQVFDLFDNLGASDEQLDFKVVYASALNGWASLEEGETGEDMEPLFQTIVEEVAAPQVDLDGPLQMQVSQLDYSSYVGVIGVARVTRGSVKPNQQVTIVSADGKTRNGKVGTVMGYLGLERHEVEQANAGDIIAITGLGELKISDTICAQNAVEALPALSVDEPTVTMTFQVNTSPFAGKEGKFVTSRNILERLEKELVHNVALRVEQTDDPDKFRVSGRGELHLSILIENMRREGFELAVSRPEVIIKEEDGQLMEPFETVTIDVMEEHQGGIMENIGLRKGELTDMSPDGKGRVRMDFVMPSRGLIGFQTEFMTLTSGSGLLYHTFDHYGPHKGGEIGQRVNGVLISNGMGKALTNALFNLQERGRMFIGHGVEVYEGMVVGIHSRDNDLTVNVLKGKQLTNVRASGTDDAQVLTPPIIMTLEQALEFIDDDELVEVTPESIRIRKKFLTESDRKRASRAAK; this is encoded by the coding sequence ATGTCTACTCCACAGATTGATAAGTTAAGAAATATCGCGATTATCGCGCACGTTGACCACGGTAAAACAACGCTGGTTGATAAACTGCTACAACAATCAGGCACACTAGAATCTCGTGGTGAGACTGAAGAGCGCGTAATGGACTCGAATGACATCGAGAAAGAGCGTGGCATTACCATCCTTGCTAAGAACACAGCAATCGACTGGAACGATCACCGCATCAACATCGTAGATACTCCGGGACACGCGGACTTCGGTGGTGAAGTAGAGCGTATCATGTCTATGGTTGACTCTGTGCTACTGATCGTTGACGCAGTAGATGGCCCAATGCCTCAAACTCGTTTCGTAACGCAAAAAGCATTCGCACACGGTCTTAAGCCAATCGTTGTCATCAACAAGATCGACCGCCCAGGCGCACGTCCTGATTGGGTTATGGATCAAGTATTCGACCTATTCGACAACCTAGGTGCTTCTGACGAACAGCTAGACTTCAAAGTAGTTTACGCTTCAGCACTTAACGGTTGGGCTTCTCTTGAAGAAGGCGAAACTGGCGAAGACATGGAACCACTATTCCAAACTATCGTTGAAGAAGTAGCAGCACCACAAGTTGACCTAGACGGTCCACTACAGATGCAAGTTTCTCAACTAGACTACAGCTCTTACGTTGGTGTTATCGGTGTTGCTCGTGTAACTCGTGGTTCTGTTAAACCAAACCAACAAGTTACTATCGTAAGCGCAGACGGCAAAACTCGTAACGGCAAAGTTGGCACAGTAATGGGCTACCTAGGTCTTGAGCGTCACGAAGTTGAACAAGCGAACGCGGGTGACATCATTGCGATCACTGGTCTTGGTGAGCTAAAAATCTCTGACACTATCTGTGCACAAAACGCAGTAGAAGCGCTTCCAGCATTGTCTGTAGATGAGCCAACAGTAACAATGACGTTCCAAGTAAACACGTCTCCATTCGCGGGTAAAGAAGGTAAGTTCGTCACTTCACGTAACATCCTTGAGCGTCTAGAGAAAGAACTGGTACACAACGTTGCACTACGTGTTGAACAAACAGACGATCCAGACAAATTCCGCGTATCAGGTCGTGGTGAACTTCACCTATCTATCCTGATCGAAAACATGCGTCGTGAAGGCTTCGAGCTAGCAGTATCTCGTCCAGAAGTAATTATCAAAGAAGAAGATGGTCAACTGATGGAACCGTTCGAAACGGTAACTATCGACGTTATGGAAGAGCACCAAGGCGGCATCATGGAGAACATTGGCCTACGTAAAGGTGAGCTGACTGACATGTCTCCAGACGGTAAAGGTCGTGTACGTATGGACTTCGTTATGCCATCTCGTGGCCTAATCGGTTTCCAAACGGAATTCATGACACTAACTTCAGGTTCTGGTCTTCTTTACCATACATTCGATCACTACGGTCCACACAAAGGCGGCGAAATCGGCCAGCGTGTTAACGGTGTTCTAATCTCTAACGGTATGGGTAAAGCGCTAACTAACGCACTATTCAACCTACAAGAGCGTGGTCGCATGTTTATCGGTCACGGTGTTGAAGTATACGAAGGCATGGTTGTTGGTATCCACAGCCGTGACAACGACCTAACAGTTAACGTACTGAAAGGTAAGCAGCTAACCAACGTTCGTGCATCTGGTACGGACGACGCACAGGTTCTTACTCCGCCAATCATCATGACTCTTGAGCAAGCTCTAGAATTCATCGATGACGACGAGCTAGTAGAAGTAACACCTGAAAGCATCCGTATCCGTAAGAAGTTCCTAACGGAATCGGATCGTAAGCGTGCTTCACGTGCAGCGAAATAA
- a CDS encoding virulence factor BrkB family protein, with translation MNELHGSYKLKIQKTTELGLAFSHYLMARMKHDRVNVNAGYLAYITLLSIVPMLAVLLSILSSFSVFEDVGLVIQKFIINNFVPASGDAVHNALQDFVANTGKMTAVGSGFLFIAAMMLISNIDKNLNYIWRVRAKRRPVHSFSMYWMVLTLGPILVGASIAATSYVTSLTLLQNETVSGLYNFVIRKLPLILSFFTFFGLYLLVPNKKINFSHAAAGSMVAALLFELSKKGFAAYITQFPSYQLIYGALAAIPILFVWVYLCWLIVLVGAEVTAALGEREQWSETQEMVHSTDNQKAPEQGNHSDSTDSKSK, from the coding sequence ATGAACGAGTTACATGGGAGTTACAAGTTGAAGATTCAAAAGACAACCGAACTCGGACTCGCGTTCTCACACTACCTGATGGCGCGAATGAAACACGATCGAGTCAATGTGAATGCAGGCTATTTAGCTTACATCACCTTGCTATCGATCGTGCCTATGTTGGCAGTATTGCTGTCGATACTCTCCTCTTTCTCTGTGTTTGAAGATGTTGGGCTTGTTATTCAGAAATTCATCATCAATAACTTTGTCCCAGCCTCTGGTGATGCGGTTCATAATGCTCTACAGGATTTTGTTGCGAATACTGGCAAGATGACGGCAGTCGGTAGTGGATTCCTGTTTATTGCCGCGATGATGCTGATCTCGAACATCGATAAGAACCTTAACTACATTTGGCGAGTGAGAGCCAAGCGTCGCCCGGTTCACTCATTCTCAATGTATTGGATGGTGTTAACTCTAGGTCCAATCTTAGTGGGTGCAAGCATTGCGGCTACATCCTACGTGACTTCGCTTACTCTGCTGCAAAACGAAACCGTCTCTGGGTTGTATAACTTTGTGATTCGTAAGTTGCCATTAATTCTCTCCTTCTTTACTTTTTTTGGCTTGTACTTACTGGTTCCAAACAAGAAAATTAATTTTTCTCACGCGGCTGCAGGATCGATGGTGGCAGCACTTTTGTTTGAATTGAGTAAAAAAGGCTTTGCGGCTTACATCACTCAGTTTCCCTCTTATCAGTTGATTTACGGCGCACTGGCTGCGATTCCGATCTTATTCGTATGGGTTTACTTGTGTTGGTTGATCGTGCTGGTGGGAGCTGAGGTAACGGCGGCACTTGGCGAGCGCGAACAGTGGAGTGAGACGCAAGAAATGGTACACTCTACCGATAATCAAAAAGCTCCAGAACAAGGAAATCACAGTGATAGCACTGATTCAAAGAGTAAGTGA
- the dtd gene encoding D-aminoacyl-tRNA deacylase: protein MIALIQRVSEAAVRVDGEVVGEIDKGLLVLLGVEKGDDEAKAKRLMERVTTYRVFGDEDDKMNLNVKQVDGKVLVVSQFTLPADTKKGTRAGFSRGAHPADAERLYDYFADQCATVLPTERGRFAADMKVSLVNDGPVTFWLQV from the coding sequence GTGATAGCACTGATTCAAAGAGTAAGTGAAGCTGCCGTTCGTGTCGATGGTGAGGTCGTTGGCGAAATCGATAAAGGCTTATTGGTACTGCTAGGTGTAGAGAAAGGCGACGATGAAGCTAAAGCGAAACGTTTGATGGAAAGGGTGACGACTTATCGTGTCTTCGGTGATGAAGACGATAAAATGAACCTCAATGTGAAGCAGGTTGATGGCAAAGTCTTGGTGGTATCTCAGTTCACGCTACCAGCCGATACCAAAAAAGGGACTCGTGCCGGTTTTTCTCGCGGTGCACACCCTGCCGATGCTGAACGTCTTTACGATTACTTCGCCGATCAATGCGCGACTGTACTGCCAACGGAGCGTGGCCGCTTTGCAGCAGATATGAAAGTTTCTCTGGTCAATGATGGCCCTGTGACATTCTGGCTACAGGTTTAA
- the glnA gene encoding glutamate--ammonia ligase — MSVENVLSLIQENEVKFVDLRFTDTKGKEQHISLPAHQVDADFFEEGKMFDGSSVAGWKGINESDMVMMPDASSAVLDPFTEDATLNIRCDILEPATMQGYDRDPRSIAKRSEEYMRSTGIADTVLVGPEPEFFLFDDVKFATDMSGSFFKIDDIEAAWNTGSDVEGGNKGHRPGVKGGYFPVAPVDSSQDIRSAMCLVMEEMGLVVEAHHHEVATAGQNEIATRFNTLTTKADETQIYKYVVHNVAHAFGKTATFMPKPLVGDNGSGMHVHQSLAKDGVNLFAGDKYGGLSEMALYYIGGIIKHARAINAFSNPATNSYKRLVPGFEAPVMLAYSARNRSASIRIPVVPSPKARRIELRFGDPAANPYLCYASMLMAGLDGIKNKIHPGEAMDKDLYDLPAEEAAEIPTVAYSLKEALECLDADREFLTAGGVFSDDFIDSYIALKSQDVEKVNMTTHPLEFELYYSV; from the coding sequence ATGTCAGTAGAAAACGTACTATCGCTGATCCAAGAGAACGAAGTTAAATTTGTAGACCTACGCTTTACAGATACTAAAGGTAAAGAGCAACATATCTCTCTACCTGCTCACCAAGTTGACGCAGACTTCTTTGAAGAAGGTAAGATGTTTGACGGCTCTTCTGTAGCTGGTTGGAAAGGCATCAACGAATCTGACATGGTAATGATGCCAGACGCATCATCTGCTGTTCTTGACCCATTCACGGAAGATGCAACGCTAAACATCCGTTGTGACATTCTTGAGCCTGCAACAATGCAAGGCTACGACCGTGACCCACGCTCTATCGCAAAACGTTCTGAAGAGTACATGCGCTCTACAGGTATCGCAGACACTGTACTTGTTGGTCCTGAGCCAGAGTTCTTCCTATTTGACGACGTTAAATTCGCAACTGACATGTCTGGTTCTTTCTTCAAGATCGATGACATCGAAGCTGCATGGAACACGGGTTCTGACGTAGAAGGTGGTAACAAAGGTCACCGTCCAGGCGTTAAAGGTGGTTACTTCCCAGTAGCTCCAGTTGATTCATCTCAAGACATCCGTTCTGCAATGTGTCTAGTAATGGAAGAGATGGGTCTAGTTGTAGAAGCGCATCACCACGAAGTAGCAACTGCGGGTCAAAACGAAATCGCAACTCGCTTCAACACGCTAACAACGAAAGCGGACGAAACTCAAATCTACAAGTACGTTGTACACAACGTTGCTCACGCATTTGGTAAAACAGCGACATTCATGCCTAAGCCACTTGTAGGTGATAACGGTTCTGGTATGCACGTTCACCAATCTCTAGCAAAAGACGGTGTTAACCTATTTGCTGGTGATAAGTACGGCGGTCTATCTGAAATGGCGCTTTACTACATCGGTGGTATCATCAAGCACGCTCGCGCAATCAACGCGTTCTCTAACCCAGCGACGAACTCGTACAAGCGTCTTGTACCAGGCTTTGAAGCACCAGTTATGCTTGCTTACTCTGCACGTAACCGTTCTGCTTCTATCCGTATCCCAGTAGTACCAAGCCCTAAAGCGCGTCGTATCGAGCTACGTTTCGGTGACCCAGCAGCAAACCCATACCTATGCTACGCTTCAATGCTAATGGCTGGTCTTGACGGTATTAAGAACAAGATCCACCCAGGCGAAGCTATGGATAAAGATCTGTACGACCTACCAGCTGAAGAAGCAGCAGAAATCCCAACAGTAGCGTACTCACTAAAAGAAGCTCTAGAGTGTCTAGATGCTGACCGTGAGTTCCTAACAGCTGGTGGCGTATTCTCTGATGACTTCATCGACTCTTACATCGCCCTTAAGTCTCAAGATGTAGAGAAAGTGAACATGACAACTCACCCACTTGAGTTTGAACTGTACTACTCTGTTTAA